A segment of the Streptomyces pactum genome:
ATCTGGACCGGCGCCGGGAACAGCCTGCGCATGGCGCGGCTGCGCGAACACCTCCCGGAGCTGCGCGCCCGTGCCCTGACCCGGCGCGCCGTCCCCGTCCCGGCCGACACCCCGCTCTCCGAGGCGCTGCGCCGTGCCAACGCCTCCGGGGCCCGCGCCCTGGTCGTCGTCGACGGCGACGGCGGCCCCGTCTCGCTGGTCCGGGAGGCCGCCATCGTCGGCGTGGCCGAGCACCGCCGCCCCTGGGTGGCGGTCAGCACCCTCGCCCAGGACCTCACCGACGGCATGCGCCTGTCGGCCGAGCTGTCGGGCGAGGAACTCCTGGACGCGCTGCGCGCCAACCCGGCGACCGAGTACCTGGTGGTCGAGGAGACCGGCGAGATCTACGGTGTCCTGTCCGCGGCCGACGTCGAGCGGGCCTTCGTCAAGGCCATGGCCCGCCCCTCCTGACCACCGGTGTGGTCGGCGGCCCCGCCGGGGACCGGTAGGCTGGTCACATGTCCGAACCGACCGGTGCCGCCCGCAGGCGCGGGCCCTTCAAGGTCGGGGACCAGGTTCAGCTCACCGACCCCAAGGGCCGCCACTACACGTTCACGCTCGAGGCCGGGAAGAACTTCCACACCCACAAGGGTTCCTTCCCCCACGACGAACTGATCGGCGCTCCCGAGGGCAGCGTTGTCCGCACCACCGGGAACGTCGCCTACCTCGCGCTGCGCCCCCTGCTCCCCGACTACGTCCTGTCCATGCCCCGAGGGGCAGCCGTCGTCTACCCGAAGGACGCGGGGCAGATCCTCGCCTTCGCCGACATCTTCCCCGGCGCGCGCGTCGTGGAGGCCGGCGTGGGCTCCGGCTCCCTCAGCAGCTTCCTGCTGCGCGCCATCGGCGACCAGGGCATGCTGCACTCCTACGAGCGCCGCGAGGACTTCGCCGACATCGCGAAGCAGAACGTGGAGCGCTACTTCGGCGGCCCGCACCCCGCCTGGCAGCTCACCGTGGGCGACCTCCAGGACAACCTGTCCGACGCCGACGTCGACCGCGTCATCCTCGACATGCTCGCCCCCTGGGAGTGTCTGGAGGCGGTCTCCAAGGCACTCGTGCCCGGTGGCATCCTGTGCTGCTACGTCGCGACCACCACCCAGCTCGCCCGGACCGTCGAGTCCATCCGCGAGATCGGCTGCTTCAACGAGCCGACCTCCTGGGAGACGATGATCCGCAACTGGCACGTCGAGGGCCTGGCCGTCCGCCCGGACCACCGGATGATCGGCCACACCGGCTTCCTGCTCACCGCCCGTCGCCTCGCGGACGGCGTCGAGCCGCCCATGCGCCGCCGCCGCCCCGCCAAGGGCGCCTATGGCGAGGACTACGACGGCCCCAACGCCGGTGGAGGCTCCGGCCGCTGAGGCGACCCCGTGCCGCGATCAACGTGCAGGCGCCGTGGTGGAGTTCCCGAGACCGTCCGGAACTCCACCACGGCGCCTTCGTGTTGACCGGACGGCGCGGCTCGACCGGTGCCCCGGGGCGGCACGGCGACCCGGACGGACCGGCGAACCGGACGGACCGGCGAACCGGACGGACCGGCGAACCGGTGCGATGCGCGGCGGAGCGGCGCAGCCCGGCCGAGTACCCACCCCGCCGTTCCCCCGCACTGTGACGTGTGGCACGATGCTGGCCACCCCCCGCCGGCACAGCCCTCACAGGAGACACTCCTCGTGCAGCACCCCGCCGTTCCGGATCTCACGCACACGCACACCCGCCCGATCCACTGGGTCGCCACCGCCACGGCCCTCGCCGGGGTGGTGGCCCTGTCCTCGGTCCTGCAGCCCGACGCCGCGACGGCGGCGCAGACCCCCGTCCCCGAAACGAAGCACGCCCCGGCGCACGGCACACCGCCCGATCCGGCGGCCGTCGCGTTTCCCCTGGAGTGCGGTCCGGTCGAGGCAGTGGTGGTGAAGAAGGCATCCGGCGACCTCGACGGCGACGGGCGGCCGGAGACGGTGGCCGTCGTGCACTGCGACGCACCCATGGGCACCCCGCCCGACGGGGTGTACGTCGTCACGCGGGGCGCCGACGGCGGCAAGCCCCGCGTCGTGGCCGCCCTCGTGAACCCGAAGGACCGCCGGACGGTCACCGACTTCGCGGTGCGCGGCGGCGCCGTCCACGCCACGCTTCTCGGCTACTCGTCGGCCGACGTGCCCAGTTGCTGCCCCGATGTCACGGACGACGTGAAGTGGCGGTGGGAGAACGGTTCGTTCGTCCGCGACACGCCGTCCCAGGCGCGCACCGTATGACCGGCAGCCTGTGACGGATGGTGTGGCACATCAGACAACGGTCACGGAGCGTGCGGACTGAGTCACAGTTCGGTCACTCTGCGTCCGGACCGTAGACCTCGGCCCTGTCCGAAACGCGACGTACGTGGATGCACTCGCCCGGACACTCCTTCGCGGAGTCGACCACGTCCGTGAGGAGCGGCAACGGCACGGGCGTTGCCGCTCCCGCGGCCTGGAGGAGCTCGTCGTCCGCGCCCTTGACGTAGGCCAGACCGTCGATGTCCAGCTCGAACACCTCCGGCGCGTACTGGGCACAGATGCCGTCGCCGGTACACAGGTCCTGATCGATCCAGACCTCCAGTGCCTCGCCGTCGACTCCGGCCTCCTGCTGCACGGTCATCTCTCCTGCCGTTTCCTGCGTCGAGCCGTTCGGGAATCCGGCCAGCTCTGACGGGTGTTGAACACTTCGACCCTACCTCCGGCTGGGTTCCACTCACGTTCCGTGGGTATTCCCCTGGCGTGAGGGAGAGCGCAAGGGTGAAGATCGGACACACCCCGACAGTCTTTGTGATCTAGGGGTTTCAATCGACACCCACCCAGGTAGGGTCTGGAAGCGTCCAGCTCCCCTTGGAGGAGGTGAGGACCGTGGCAGCCCACGACGACGACATGAACCGCGGCATCCGCCCGGGACGCGGGTCCGAGGACCCGGCCGGGCAGGTGGCCTACCTTGAGCAGGAGATCGCCGTCCTGCGACGCAAGCTCGCCGAATCTCCGCGGCACACGAGAATTCTCGAAGAGCGGATTGTCGAGCTGCAGACCAACCTGGCCGGTGTGTCCGCCCAGAACGAGCGGCTCGCCGGAACGCTCCGCGAGGCCCGCGACCAGATCGTGGCCCTCAAGGAGGAGGTCGACCGGCTGGCCCAGCCGCCGGCGGGCTTCGGCGTCTTCCTGCAGGCGAACGAGGACGGTACCGCCGACATCTTCACCGGCGGCCGCAAACTCCGGGTGAACGTCAGCCCGAGCGTCGAGCTCGAAGAGCTCCGGCGCGGCCAGGAAGTGATGCTCAACGAAGCGCTCAACGTGGTCGAGGCCATGGAGTACGAGAGCGTCGGCGACATCGTCACCCTCAAGGAGATCCTCGAGGACGGCGAGCGAGCCCTGGTGCTCGGGCACACCGACGAGGAGCGGGTGGTCCGGCTCGCGGAGCCGCTGCGCGGCATCAACATCCGCCCCGGCGACGCCCTCCTGCTCGAACCCCGCTCCGGCTACGTCTACGAGGTCGTTCCCAAGAGCGAGGTCGAGGAACTCGTCCTCGAAGAGGTCCCCGACATCGGCTACGAGCAGATCGGCGGCCTCGGCGGACAGATCGAGGCCATCCGCGACGCGGTCGAGCTCCCCTATCTCTACCCCGACCTGTTCCGGGAGCACGAGCTGCGTCCGCCCAAGGGCGTCCTGCTCTACGGGCCTCCCGGATGCGGCAAGACACTCATCGCCAAGGCGGTCGCGAACTCGCTGGCCAAGAAGGTCGCCGAGGTGACCGGCCAGGCCGCCGGCAAGAGCTTCTTCCTCAATATCAAGGGTCCCGAGCTGCTCAACAAGTACGTCGGTGAGACCGAGCGGCAAATCCGCCTGGTCTTCCAGCGGGCTCGTGAGAAGGCCAGCGAGGGCACCCCCGTCATCGTCTTCTTCGACGAGATGGAGTCCCTCTTCCGCACCCGTGGCTCCGGCGTCAGCTCGGACGTGGAGAACACCATCGTCCCGCAGCTCCTCGCCGAGATCGACGGCGTGGAGGGCCTGCAGAACGTGGTCGTGATCGGTGCCTCCAACCGCGAGGACATGATCGACCCCGCCATCCTGCGGCCCGGCCGGCTCGACGTGAAGATCAAGATCGAGCGTCCGGACGCCGAGGCGGCCAAGG
Coding sequences within it:
- a CDS encoding ferredoxin — encoded protein: MTVQQEAGVDGEALEVWIDQDLCTGDGICAQYAPEVFELDIDGLAYVKGADDELLQAAGAATPVPLPLLTDVVDSAKECPGECIHVRRVSDRAEVYGPDAE
- the arc gene encoding proteasome ATPase, whose translation is MAAHDDDMNRGIRPGRGSEDPAGQVAYLEQEIAVLRRKLAESPRHTRILEERIVELQTNLAGVSAQNERLAGTLREARDQIVALKEEVDRLAQPPAGFGVFLQANEDGTADIFTGGRKLRVNVSPSVELEELRRGQEVMLNEALNVVEAMEYESVGDIVTLKEILEDGERALVLGHTDEERVVRLAEPLRGINIRPGDALLLEPRSGYVYEVVPKSEVEELVLEEVPDIGYEQIGGLGGQIEAIRDAVELPYLYPDLFREHELRPPKGVLLYGPPGCGKTLIAKAVANSLAKKVAEVTGQAAGKSFFLNIKGPELLNKYVGETERQIRLVFQRAREKASEGTPVIVFFDEMESLFRTRGSGVSSDVENTIVPQLLAEIDGVEGLQNVVVIGASNREDMIDPAILRPGRLDVKIKIERPDAEAAKDIFGKYLTERLPLHVDDLTEHEKDKAATVQSMIQTAVEQMYAESEENRFLEVTYANGDKEVLYFKDFNSGAMIENIVGRAKKMAIKDFLEKNQKGLRVSHLLQACVDEFKENEDLPNTTNPDDWARISGKKGERIVYIRTLVTGKQGADTGRSIDTVANTGQYL
- a CDS encoding tRNA (adenine-N1)-methyltransferase; the protein is MSEPTGAARRRGPFKVGDQVQLTDPKGRHYTFTLEAGKNFHTHKGSFPHDELIGAPEGSVVRTTGNVAYLALRPLLPDYVLSMPRGAAVVYPKDAGQILAFADIFPGARVVEAGVGSGSLSSFLLRAIGDQGMLHSYERREDFADIAKQNVERYFGGPHPAWQLTVGDLQDNLSDADVDRVILDMLAPWECLEAVSKALVPGGILCCYVATTTQLARTVESIREIGCFNEPTSWETMIRNWHVEGLAVRPDHRMIGHTGFLLTARRLADGVEPPMRRRRPAKGAYGEDYDGPNAGGGSGR